The Setaria viridis chromosome 2, Setaria_viridis_v4.0, whole genome shotgun sequence DNA window cacgcgcggagaccgccgccgccacgtacGCCGTGGTGGTCGTTCTTGCGCCGGCACCACCGTGCCGTCGTGGCCCTCCGACGGTTAGGCAGGTCGCGAGCCGCAGATACAGCGCCATCGCTGCCGCCCTGTGGTCTTGGTTTACCTCGTCGCGCGTGTCGTCGTTCTTGGGTTCCAGCTAGCTACGTTTTCCGGCGACGGGAGCAATGCGCGTCGGGCTCCATATGCAGGCGAAGAGAAGACGACAGCGTTCCGTgggtggcgatggcggcgctgACCCCTGCTTCACCCGCGGATGTACAAAAACAACTCGCGCAGCCGGTGCCTTTTGGCTCTGTCAGCGTGAAACTGTCGGCCTCGCTTTCGCGTTGGCGTATGCGTGCCCTTTGCCTTCGCGAACGGGCCGCGGTTTCGTTATTTTTCTCGGTCGTCTGGTTTCTCTACGACTAGGCCTGTGCGTCATCATCTTCAAGGCTTACGAAATGAACATGTCATTTGGTGACTTGCATTTGCAATTTTGCACACGAAAGAAAAATGGTTCAGTCTTCAGTGTATTGTAGGGGTGAATTTTTTGCGAATAAATCTTTACGCACCGCGCAAAAGCCTGAGTGAAAGCATTTTTTTCATCTCCGGCCACTTTCCTGTTCATTATTCAAAAACTAATTTCGggtattttttataaaaaaaatgtttaatAGCAAGCATATTAGGTCCAATAATAAACAACATAACAAAACAAAAGCAAACATGGTCATGGAGGTAAAAAAAACTCCCTCCCAAATTCATTGCGTTGCGTTGCATTCGCCAAGAAGGGGGGGGGGCCTCTCCTATATGGCTCGTGGAAGCCAGTTAAGTCTCATAAATTTAAAGCCGATTAGACCTAGTTAGAAGTTCAAATCAACATTTCACATTCAACAATTCAACAAaccagattcaacatttttaaaagtTAGACCAACATCCAAAAAatactagattcaacattttttaaaataaagattaatattttttaagaaaatataaCATTCAGCATTTCACTGTCTATTTCAACATTTGCAcaaacatagttcaacattatTCAAATAAAGATCCATATTCTAATTTTTATTATCTTACGTACTGTAGAGCGCCGGCGAGAGGACGATGGCGCGCCGGCAGCCAGGGGGCGGTCAAGGGACGGCGGCCCACACGACCGGCGACACGAAGTGTGCGGGGTTAGGTACACGGGGCTGGCAGCGGCCAACGCGCCAGGGGCGGTAGCCCCTGCAGCCTGCCGTGCACGTGGTCCCTCCTGCAGGGCCGGCAGGGAGTCGTGGGCGACGGGGCGCGCAGGTGCTAGGTCAGCGATGGCCGACGAGCTCAGGGGTGGCGACGGTGgggcagggggcgccggggTGCTCTGGAGGAAGAAAAACTTTCCGTAAGACATATAGGTTTCCGCTCGGTAACTGCAAGATATCTTCCCTCTTCTATGATATAGGTCCTTTCCTCCCATGGGCCGGTCCTTGACGAGAACATTTGGACCACATGCTCACGTACGAGTAAGGTAACTGCAATTCATCAACATTTTATAGTAGGTACAAAATGGATGAGACACAAACCGATAATGTACGATCATTCAGAGTACAGCACTCCCTGTAGCCCCCTCCGCATGGAACGAGGCACCACCGCACCAGTGTTTACCTTCATATCCGGAGGCCGCCGTGTCGCATGAATCGCCATCATCCGGAAAGTTGGAACTTGAaccgcgcgcgcccgccgccgccgtctcggcATTGCGAGGCGTCGGCCCACGAGAAAAAGGTGAAATTGGCTGGCCTTGCGGCTCGGCCCACACGTGGGACACACACTCACTCCGGCGTgtgcgcggcgccgcccgcgaccTCACTCCTCACTCACTCTTCACCCGCAACCTCACTCCTCACGGAAGAAACGGCATCGCCTCTCGCAAAACCCTAATCCCCACACCTACGCGGGCCGCGTCTCACCCGCGCTCGGCCCCGCATTcgcaatggcggcggcagcggcggcgggagagctGCCCCTCGCCGACATCCTGATCCGCCTCCCCACCCTCGCCGATTTCGGCCGCGCCTGTGCTTCCTGCCCCGCGTTCCGCCGCGTCATCACCGGCCACTCCTTCCTTCGCCGCCTGCATGCGCTCCACCCCCCGTCGATCCTCGGCACCCGCACGTTCTTCGGGTTCCACCCCGCCGAGGCGCCCAACCCCTCAGCCCCCGCCGGGCGCGCCCTCGCCGAAGCCGCCGACTTCGACTTCTCGTTCCTCCCCAAACCGGGATTCTGGATGGTGCGGGACGAGCGCGGCGGTCTCTTCGTTGTCGACCGCGACGACGGGACACCTTCACCACTTCGCGGTCTGCGACCCCCTGTTCCGCCGCTACGTGATTCTTCCCCCTGTCCCTGGGGATTTGGCAGCCACCGTCCAGCAGCCGCATTCCGTGAATGGTGAGCGCAGATGCGACGTCTTCCTCGCTCCCtctgacgaggaggaggaggaggcagcgcggGGGCGCCGGAGTCATTCACCGTGATCTGGATGGCTCTCTGCCCAACTAAGCTGGTTGCGTTCGTCTTCTCTTCTACCAGCAGGCAGTGGCGAGCAGTAGCACCTGCCAGCTGGAGCGATCTGAACCCTTTTATGCCGTCTGTGACTAAGCGCAAGTCCCTGCGTTACCGCAATTACGCATATGGCTGTTTCTACTGGTCCCTATCACAGTTCCCCTATCACCCGAATCTGATTGTGCTCGACATGGACAAAATGAAGTTCTTCCCTGCCAAGAATCCGCCTACCCACAACCTTGAGCGATTTGCCATTGTTGAGTTAGGGGAAGGTAGACGTGGGATGTTCATGTTGGCCAGTAATAACATTGAAGGCTGCGTACTCCGACTCTTCAGTGCAAGCAGGGAAACTCATGGTGGCTGTGCCAGCGAGTGGCTGCTAGAGAAAGAAATACCCCTTTCTCCCTCATATAAGTATGACATGCTAGGTGCTGCTGATGGGAAATTACTGATGGTACTAACACACAATGCAAGTTCTGCACCAGAGGTTCATTGTTGTTTACTAGATTTCGAGACTTTGGATCGTCAGGCGATCCAAGGGGTGATTCACCATGATTTCAGTCCCCTGGTTCCCCTCCCACTTCCAGCCCTGCACATTGGTTACCCACCATCACTGTCATTGCCAGTATGAAATGGTAAGCTGGCTCATCATCTTTGCTTGTGCTCTGCTGTTTACATGCATTGGTACCTTTCAATTCATATCATGAAGGGCTTATTTTGGGTGTGTAAATGGTTCCGCGCTCCTACTTATTGTACTAGATGCCATGTTGTAGTGTCATTTGCATCTCCATCTTGTCCTTAATATTTAGCAGTTTACGTTTTCTGTCACTTGATTGTTTATTAGTCGTAAAGGTAATTCTTGATTAGATAGTTTCTTGGTCATTTGTTGGCTTGTTGCTTGGTGGTGTTTTATAACTTGTGaatcttcatttttctttctttcttgctctAGTGTATACCCTTTTGTTTTTGCTTGAAATCTTGTCTAATGTTGTTCTTTCCACAACGGAGCGTCCCAATATTCATTACCAAGGCAACCGGATTACAAAGCTTGCTCAGATTTAAGATCTATAAAGCAcaagaagataaaaaaaagaagtgaaAGTTACAAAACAATCGGAGAGGGCATTTTTTTTGTACAAGTGTCAAACCTGTTCAAGGACTACCACCCGAACTATCTATCTACAAGCTAAATAATTTGAGATTGACCACCAACAGTGGCTGACCAGCAACAAGCCTCAAAAGAAGACCtggaatgcaaaaaaaaaaaaagtatgctGAAAAAAACAAAGACTACTCCATGTCCATCATTGGTCATTGGTTAGCAGAAGCTTTTCTGATTGTTTATCATGTAGTCGCTCCAGAAGTAGCATCATgaacagcttgatttaagactATCCATTTTCAGTGAGCTCACTTGTTCAACATTGTTGTGATCTAGTGCTTGTGGTTTTCTACTATATTTCAGGAATTTGCCATGTTTTTCCATCTTACCTTACAGTAAGTACTAAGTACATGCCCTTTCCATCTGATTTGAAAGTTTGACATTTACTCCCTCCAGTCACAGATATGTCTTTTTTGGGATGTCAGAAATCAACCATTTACAAATTAATTTTTATGCGTTGAGTTTGGAAATTTGAAAATAATACAAAGTAGTGTCGTAATAGTACTTTTGCTATGTGTTACAAGTTTACTATAAcaatatatagtaattataGTTGTGTCTTGGAGATCATGTCAGTGTCCAAACATCAAGGCTGATGCGATTGATGTGTTAACATTACATATCTCGCACGATTCATGCACAAGCCTATCATACCTTTGCTGGGAAACTTTTTTGAAGTAAGGAATAATGATTGCTTGTCAATTATCATGCATTCACAAATCTTTCAGAGCTTTGGAATTGTTGATGGCCTCATGTATAACCACAGTTTGGTGTACATGCTTCAATATACAGACAGCTACAGTATAGTTTGCTCTATAGGTGCTGGTGCTGATGTTTGCTATACCGTATGACTGGAATTACAGTATAGCTCCTCAAATTGTTTCACATGGCATAAATAACAGTCCCAGCAGCTTCCTGCTGGATGTAATATGATAAAGGATTAGGTCTAATGTTTATAGTTTAGACACCACCGCAAGTATTGTAAAGTTAGTTTGGATTTGTCTGTGATGCAAGCATAATAAAACATAGCATGGTTACTTTATTTATTTAAATGCAACAAGTATTAACAAGATAATTCATATATGTAAAGTACATTATTCTATTTCTGCTTTACTGCGGTTGAGCTTTTGATTCCTAGGTCCTGCTTTATGTGGACCCAAGCAACAGTTGTTGTAGGTTGGAAGGGCTTACTGGCAACTTTCATGGTTTTCTTTCGATAATATGCAAAGGCTTTGCTTGCTTTTTCActaaagaaaaggatacagttAAGTAAATTGAGGGTACACAATACCTGCACCAGGATAAACAACATCAAGATGCATGCCATGACAATACTACTCGTTATGAAGTTTTATTATCTTTCTGCTGGTGTTGATTTCAATGTGCATTTTGAACTGGGTTCCTGCTTGCCTAGTTACTGGTCATCATCTAGCCTTAACATATATCAAGTGAATATGTTGGTTATGATGTCGGTCCAATGTATAAGCTGACTGAAGTAGTCTGATCAAGATCTAAGATGTAGCGTAACATTGACTTGTTAAAACTATGGCATGATCTTAGGATGCAATCAACTAGCTCTATAAGCATTTTTTACAATAAGAATTTGAAGAAGATTGTAAATAGCACTGTGAAACTAAATTTTCACATTGCATTTATTAAACGACAGTTCCTCACTCTTCATCTAATTGCAGGGCTAATTGTCATCTTTTGCCTTTGGAGTCACGCAGCTGGGATTCAAGGTAGCAAGGTGGACCTTGTACTTGACTAGTCGACTTTGTCTTTGCTCCTTGCCGGTTACCCTTCGGCCTAACTGACTGTAGTTGTCAAGCAAGACGTTGGGCTTCTGTAGTCGGCTTAATGTAGTAGTAATAGCTAGTAGTCTACTGTGTGGTAAGGTGTTGTCAATTGTCATAGACATGTTAAACTCTGGTGTGTAATCTGGGCGGTTGATTCAGTTGATCTGGAGCCGAACTGATCCCACTTCCCACCCATTGAACTTCACGAGTGGTAGGCATGTAGAAGTATTTTGTTTGTCTGTCGCCAAGCTTCCCCTACGTTGAACATGAATGCTAGTGATGTGGACAACTACATGTCAAGAGCTTGCCTAGCGCTCAACAGTATAACACCAAattctggatttttttttaaaaaaaaactaccaaGGGAGATGCAATCTTAGTTCAGAGAGACCAGAAAACCGTAGCTTCTCCCACATTTTTTACGTATACTATATAACATTCTCCTGCTATGCTGAGTTGCGGAATGTCGGCCTTTTAATTAATGTGAAATTTCCCACGATCTTAGGGCGATGCTCGTTATTTTTGTGGCTGCAATGTTGTGTCAAAATGaattgtatgttttttttttgaaacgaaaatGAATTGTATGGTGAAGTAATCTGGAGTTCCCAGCAGCACCGTTCACCACAAATCGGTGGGTGTGCTGCAAGAGGAACAATGGAGCTGGTGCCTTCGTTTGTTCTATGTCGTGGACGTTGGTTGGTAGAAACTACTAGAAACAAAGTGAAGAGCTTTTTGTGTTTATACACATCGTCACATCGAGCTCGACGAGCCCAATAATCTGGCAGAAAATAGGCATCTCATTGTTAGGACACACTATGGTATCCATATGTGATATGACCCCATCGCATAGCTTTCGACTTCCGTTTATTCTTGTCAGAGTGACTGGGGGTGTCTCCCCACGGCCCAAGGGTGCTGGTGCAGGCACACGGCGATGGGCCGTGGCAGAATTCATCCCTCTTGCGCTCTGCTGATTTTTTTGGAAAGCCGAAGAAGTAAACCATCATCTGAAAGCTGCGGTACCACGTAATAAGGCCTGTACCACGTAAGCCCAACCAGCCCCATCGGTCCACGAAGATCGAGCCAGTTCCATCTCAGCCTCCCCGCCCAAACaaccgcgcctccgccgccacctccatgaATCATGAGAAAGCACCACACGCTTCTCTTCCGCAACCTTCTCCCCCGCCGAACCAGCAAATCCTACACCTCCGCCACCCACCTCGccactcccgccgccgccatcccggcACCATCGGGCCTCAGCGCCCTCGACCTCCTGGACGCGGGCGAGCTCGCCCCGACCCCGCGCCTGTACCACTCCCTCATCACCGCGTGCGCACAGTCCAAGAACCTCGCCGATGCTCGTGCCATCCACGCGCACCTGTCCCGCTCCCGCTACGCGGTCGACGCCTTCCTCCTCAACTCCCTCATCCACCTGTACTGCAAGTGCGGCGCCGTCTCGGACGCGCGCGGCGTGTTCGACGGAATGCCGAGCCGGGACACGGTGTCCTGGACCTCGCTTGCTGCCGGGTACGCGCAGAACGACATGCCGGCGGAGGCCATTTGTCTGCTCCCCGACATGCTCAAGGCGCGGTCCAAGCCCAACGGGTTCACGTTCGCCAGCCTCCTCAAGGCGGCCGGTGCTTGCGGGGATCGTGGGGTTGGAGAACAGATACACGCGCTTGCTCTGAAGTACAACTGGGATGAGGATGTCTATGTGGGGAGCGCACTTCTGGACATGTATGCGCGGTGTGAGCAGATGGACATGGCAGTTGCAGTGTTTGACCGGCTGGACTCGAAGAACGCGGTGTCTTGGAACGCACTGATTTCTGGGTTTGCGAGGAAGGGTGAAGGAGAGACCACATTGATGACGTttgcagggatgcagaggaacGGGTTTGAGGCGACACATTTTACGTACTCGAGCGTGTTCTCTGCCCTTGCTGGTATAGGTGCACTTGAGCAGGGGAAGTGGGTGCATGCACATATGATTAAGTCTGGAGAAAAGCTTACTGCATTTGTGGGAAACACAATGCTTAACATGTATGCAAAGTCTGGGAGCATGATTGATGCAAGAAAGGTGTTTGACCGTGTGGATCAGAAGGATCTAGTTACTTGGAACACGATGCTCACTGCGTATGCACAGTACGGACTTGGAAAGCAAGCAGTTGCCCATTTTGAGGAGATGAGGAAATGTGGCATTCAACTTAATCAGGTAACATTCCTTTCAATCTTGACTGCTTGCAGCCATGGAGGCCTGGTGAAGGAAGGGAAACACTACTTTGACATGATGAAGGACTACAATGTGGAGCCTGAGATCGATCATTATGTTAGTTTTGTTGATCTTCTTGGTCGAGCTGGTTTACTGAATGAAGCTTTGGTCTATGTCTTCAAAATGCCCATGAAACCAACAGCTGCTGTGTGGGGAGCCTTGCTTGGGGCTTGCAGAATGCATAAGAATGCTAAAATTGGGCAATTTGCTGCTGATCATGTCTTTGAACTTGACCCAGATGATACTGGTTCACCTGTGCTGTTGTATAACATATATGCTTCCACTGGGAAGTGGGATGATGCAGCTAGAGTGAGAAAGATGATGAAGGCAACTGGTGTAAAGAAGGAGCCCGCATGCAGTTGGGTTGAGATTGAGAATTCAGTTCACATGTTTGTGGCAGATGACGATACCCATCCGAATGCAGCAGAGATATATAGGATGTGGGAGGAGATAAACATGAGGATTAGAAAAGCAGGATATGCCCCCAATCCAGATCATGTGCTTCTGCACATAAACGAACAAGAGAGGGAGACAAAGTTGCAGTACCATAGCGAGAAGATTGCACTTGCATTTGCACTGATCAACATGCCTGCAGGGGCAATGATTCGGATCATGAAGAACATAAGGATATGTGGGGATTGCCACTCTGCTTTCAAGTATGTCTCCAAAGTTTTCGAGAGGGAGATTATTGTGAGGGACACTAATAGGTTCCACCATTTCAGCAATGGTTCTTGTTCTTGTGGAGATTACTGGTGATTATGATGCTCTTGAATGTGTGTTCAGAGAGACACAGGCTATGCATTCATCCATTTGGGTCGTTGGTTATGGTTTCATGCATTGTGTGGGAAGTGAATCCGGCAGACATGAATTCAGCTGACTGGCATATGGGTTCCTGGAAGGAACATGGAAATTCATCCAGCATTCAGGCGGTGCAGCCTCTGAACTGTGACTCTCTGATTGGAAACGCACTCGGGGATAGCCTTTTTTTCAGGTAAATTACCTAGACTTCATTTTG harbors:
- the LOC117842385 gene encoding pentatricopeptide repeat-containing protein At3g24000, mitochondrial, with the protein product MRKHHTLLFRNLLPRRTSKSYTSATHLATPAAAIPAPSGLSALDLLDAGELAPTPRLYHSLITACAQSKNLADARAIHAHLSRSRYAVDAFLLNSLIHLYCKCGAVSDARGVFDGMPSRDTVSWTSLAAGYAQNDMPAEAICLLPDMLKARSKPNGFTFASLLKAAGACGDRGVGEQIHALALKYNWDEDVYVGSALLDMYARCEQMDMAVAVFDRLDSKNAVSWNALISGFARKGEGETTLMTFAGMQRNGFEATHFTYSSVFSALAGIGALEQGKWVHAHMIKSGEKLTAFVGNTMLNMYAKSGSMIDARKVFDRVDQKDLVTWNTMLTAYAQYGLGKQAVAHFEEMRKCGIQLNQVTFLSILTACSHGGLVKEGKHYFDMMKDYNVEPEIDHYVSFVDLLGRAGLLNEALVYVFKMPMKPTAAVWGALLGACRMHKNAKIGQFAADHVFELDPDDTGSPVLLYNIYASTGKWDDAARVRKMMKATGVKKEPACSWVEIENSVHMFVADDDTHPNAAEIYRMWEEINMRIRKAGYAPNPDHVLLHINEQERETKLQYHSEKIALAFALINMPAGAMIRIMKNIRICGDCHSAFKYVSKVFEREIIVRDTNRFHHFSNGSCSCGDYW